A genomic stretch from uncultured Pseudodesulfovibrio sp. includes:
- a CDS encoding HD domain-containing phosphohydrolase, whose protein sequence is MTPLKKYIRPGVLRNILRRAHGLAGGKSPLAITYEGEVVIVEGTDSFDGFSEELPNILSVPIHFDSVHGGSVLIRLHDECTPEEGERLLDFIGYSIQELIDMEQARRSIAEEALSKYRELALLHRSVPNINTSLVMRDVVRALIDECRRENYPGELGMIFLLEPGSKQYRLAVQYGFPFGSNLQPVADSDLFIEVAETGRGEIVNDLARDARWAGELPGLGAMILIPIASPNRCEGLLILASENTGIFEAAHRRSLSTLASVAGISVSNAFNFEGVQKLMNAILQALAEAIDSRDPFTAGHSERVAHLVVAFAQVLNEKGDCAQRIFSDEELKEIYYAGILHDVGKIGIKEDVLTKRTRLSSRRMDVVKARFQLLGQFSDFEWTSAFEVVSAVNKAMNPAEDDLEFIKGLGEKVFREGGAHLPYLYDDELEHLQLKYGNLTMDERKEIQRHPAESERILQYIPMHGNYSNMLSIIRQHHERLDGSGYPDGLKDDEIILQSRMMAIVDIYDAVTQERHYKPAYTRSEAVKILKKDAEAGRLDKELTACFLENLERIEALSERVKITRVSHLSEIGNLSTL, encoded by the coding sequence ATGACACCACTCAAGAAATACATACGTCCTGGAGTGCTGCGAAATATACTTCGCAGAGCGCATGGATTGGCAGGAGGCAAAAGTCCTCTGGCTATTACCTATGAAGGTGAGGTCGTCATTGTGGAAGGAACTGACTCTTTTGATGGATTCAGTGAAGAGCTTCCCAATATACTTTCAGTTCCGATTCATTTCGACAGTGTTCATGGAGGGAGCGTTCTGATTCGTCTTCATGACGAATGTACGCCGGAAGAGGGAGAAAGGCTTCTTGATTTTATCGGATATTCGATTCAGGAGCTCATTGATATGGAGCAGGCCAGACGCTCCATAGCAGAGGAAGCTCTGTCCAAGTACCGGGAACTGGCACTGCTCCACCGTTCGGTTCCGAATATCAACACTTCCCTGGTCATGCGTGATGTTGTTCGTGCACTTATCGACGAGTGCCGACGGGAGAATTACCCCGGCGAACTGGGTATGATATTTCTTTTGGAACCTGGCTCCAAACAGTACCGGCTGGCGGTCCAATATGGGTTCCCTTTTGGTTCCAACCTGCAGCCCGTAGCGGACAGTGATCTGTTTATTGAAGTTGCGGAAACAGGACGTGGCGAGATCGTCAATGATTTGGCCAGAGACGCCCGATGGGCTGGAGAATTGCCAGGACTCGGTGCGATGATCCTTATTCCCATCGCGTCACCCAATCGGTGTGAAGGGTTGCTTATTCTGGCATCCGAGAATACGGGCATTTTTGAGGCGGCGCACAGGCGGAGCCTGTCGACTCTGGCTTCTGTTGCTGGCATCTCCGTAAGCAACGCATTCAATTTCGAAGGTGTACAGAAGTTGATGAACGCCATTTTGCAGGCGTTGGCCGAAGCCATTGATTCCAGAGATCCCTTTACTGCCGGGCACTCGGAACGAGTGGCCCATCTGGTGGTCGCCTTTGCTCAGGTTCTGAATGAAAAAGGAGACTGTGCGCAGAGGATCTTCTCTGATGAAGAACTCAAGGAAATTTATTATGCAGGCATTCTGCACGATGTCGGCAAGATCGGTATTAAAGAAGACGTGCTGACCAAACGCACCCGGTTGAGTTCGCGTCGCATGGATGTAGTCAAAGCCCGTTTTCAGCTCCTTGGACAGTTTAGCGATTTCGAGTGGACTTCCGCTTTTGAGGTTGTGAGTGCTGTGAACAAGGCCATGAATCCGGCTGAGGATGATCTGGAGTTTATCAAGGGACTCGGTGAAAAGGTCTTCCGTGAGGGTGGAGCTCATCTACCGTATCTGTATGATGACGAGTTGGAACATCTTCAACTGAAGTATGGCAATCTGACCATGGATGAGCGTAAGGAAATCCAACGTCACCCGGCTGAAAGTGAACGAATTCTTCAGTATATCCCCATGCACGGGAATTACAGCAACATGCTGTCTATCATCCGCCAGCACCATGAACGTCTGGATGGTTCAGGCTATCCGGACGGTTTGAAAGATGATGAAATTATTCTTCAAAGCCGCATGATGGCTATTGTTGATATCTATGATGCTGTGACCCAGGAGCGGCATTACAAGCCTGCATATACGCGTAGCGAAGCCGTGAAGATCTTGAAAAAGGATGCGGAAGCAGGGCGCCTTGATAAAGAATTGACTGCCTGTTTTCTGGAAAATCTTGAACGGATCGAAGCATTGTCCGAGCGGGTCAAGATTACTCGTGTCAGCCACCTTTCGGAAATCGGGAATTTGTCTACCCTCTAG
- a CDS encoding response regulator: MAKKILIVDDEVHIKMLLEQTLEELEDEFEVELFTASDGEEGLEFIQKKRPDLVFLDIMMPKMNGYEVCSVVKKDSSLQGVKIILLTAKGQEVDRKQGMELGALMYMTKPFDPDEILRVSKEALEL; this comes from the coding sequence ATGGCCAAGAAGATCCTCATTGTCGATGACGAGGTTCATATCAAAATGCTGCTTGAGCAGACTCTCGAAGAACTTGAAGATGAGTTTGAAGTAGAGTTGTTTACGGCCTCTGACGGTGAGGAAGGTCTCGAATTCATTCAGAAAAAACGACCGGATTTGGTTTTTCTTGATATCATGATGCCCAAGATGAACGGGTATGAAGTGTGTAGTGTCGTCAAGAAAGACAGCAGTCTGCAGGGTGTTAAAATTATCCTGCTCACGGCCAAGGGACAGGAAGTCGATCGTAAGCAGGGCATGGAACTTGGTGCCTTGATGTATATGACCAAGCCTTTTGACCCTGATGAGATTCTCAGGGTGTCCAAAGAAGCTCTGGAATTGTAA
- the purB gene encoding adenylosuccinate lyase: protein MLERYSRPGMRELWTLENKFRVWLEVELAVTKGWTELGQVPQEACDEIHEKADFDLERILEIEETTKHDVIAFLSAVEEKVGPSSRYIHLGCTSSDIVDTANGVLLLRAGNILAEGVDRILKVLDELAHKHKGLLCMGRTHGIHAEPTTYGLKFTGFYAEFMRHKERFDAARENIRVGKLSGAVGTFAHLSPDLEERACAILGLKADPHSTQIVQRDRYAQFFTALAMMAGGIERLGLELRHLQRTEVSEVEEGFSKGQKGSSAMPHKKNPISAENLCGLARLIRSNSMAAMENQALWHERDISHSSVERVIMPDTTALMDYMLHRMSGVLERLVVKEESIQRNLMGSFGLFYSQRILNKLIATGLKRQEAYEMVQKVALRCWENRIQFEDEIRVDAEVNKHLASNDLDEAFDPSYYKRYEDVVFSRVFEER from the coding sequence ATGCTTGAACGGTATTCCCGACCCGGGATGAGAGAGTTGTGGACCCTTGAAAACAAGTTCAGGGTCTGGCTTGAGGTGGAACTGGCCGTGACCAAGGGGTGGACCGAACTCGGTCAGGTCCCTCAGGAGGCCTGTGACGAAATTCATGAAAAGGCCGACTTTGATCTTGAGCGCATCCTTGAGATCGAAGAGACCACCAAGCACGACGTCATCGCTTTTCTGTCTGCCGTGGAAGAAAAGGTCGGTCCCAGTTCCCGGTACATCCATCTGGGCTGCACCTCGTCGGATATTGTGGATACGGCCAACGGCGTATTGCTCCTCAGGGCTGGAAATATTCTCGCGGAAGGCGTGGATCGCATCCTGAAAGTCCTTGATGAGCTGGCTCACAAGCATAAAGGGTTGCTCTGTATGGGCCGGACTCACGGCATCCATGCGGAACCCACCACCTACGGTCTCAAATTTACGGGCTTCTATGCAGAATTCATGCGCCACAAGGAGCGCTTTGACGCAGCTCGCGAGAATATCCGCGTCGGCAAGCTGTCGGGCGCAGTGGGGACTTTCGCGCATCTCAGCCCTGACCTGGAAGAGCGTGCCTGTGCTATTCTCGGACTCAAGGCGGACCCGCACTCCACGCAGATTGTGCAGCGTGATCGGTATGCTCAATTCTTTACCGCACTGGCCATGATGGCTGGTGGCATTGAGCGCCTTGGTCTGGAACTCAGGCACCTGCAGCGCACCGAGGTTTCGGAAGTGGAAGAAGGTTTCTCCAAAGGGCAGAAAGGCTCCTCGGCCATGCCGCACAAGAAGAACCCCATTTCTGCGGAAAATCTCTGCGGTCTGGCACGGCTCATACGTTCCAATTCAATGGCAGCCATGGAAAACCAGGCGCTCTGGCACGAACGTGATATTTCCCATTCGTCTGTGGAACGCGTGATTATGCCCGACACCACTGCCCTTATGGATTACATGCTGCATCGCATGTCCGGCGTGCTTGAACGTCTGGTGGTCAAAGAAGAAAGTATTCAACGCAATTTGATGGGATCATTCGGTCTGTTTTACTCTCAGCGAATTCTCAATAAACTTATTGCTACCGGCCTGAAGCGGCAGGAAGCCTATGAGATGGTTCAGAAGGTCGCTTTGCGCTGCTGGGAGAACCGTATTCAGTTCGAAGATGAGATCCGTGTGGATGCGGAAGTAAATAAGCATCTTGCATCTAACGACCTTGACGAAGCCTTCGACCCTTCGTATTACAAACGATATGAGGATGTGGTTTTCAGCCGCGTCTTTGAGGAAAGATAG
- a CDS encoding chemotaxis protein, translating to MSETKILLESGTNELEIVEFFLEDERPNSTYRGFYGINVAKVLEIIQLPELTEMPDVTHKSVLGAFNLRNEIIPLIDLANWLGKNRAPSEAPKVIVTEFNRTKSAFLVSGVTRIHRINWKEVEAPTNYVSSLTANSITGVVKFTDRIIFILDMEKICMELNPDAAPANDVTEDVKKQISSEEYRVLLADDSSMARKMIARILSESGFKVHTEENGELAWQYLQSIKIKAENERQPLINYVNAVVSDIEMPAMDGHSLTRAIKEDPDFRELPVILCSSIITETLHHKGIAVGADDQVSKAELGELAPRVYKLLKADREG from the coding sequence ATGAGTGAGACAAAAATCCTGCTCGAATCAGGCACCAATGAACTCGAAATTGTCGAGTTTTTTCTTGAGGATGAGCGTCCGAACAGCACCTATCGCGGTTTTTACGGAATCAACGTTGCAAAGGTTCTGGAAATCATCCAGTTACCCGAATTGACGGAAATGCCTGATGTGACGCATAAGTCAGTGTTGGGAGCCTTCAATCTGCGTAACGAAATAATCCCACTCATAGATCTGGCAAACTGGCTTGGCAAAAACCGTGCCCCTTCCGAAGCACCCAAGGTCATTGTCACGGAATTCAACCGCACCAAAAGTGCATTTCTGGTGTCCGGCGTAACACGCATCCACCGGATCAACTGGAAAGAAGTTGAGGCTCCCACCAACTATGTTTCCTCGCTGACCGCCAATTCCATCACTGGTGTCGTCAAATTCACCGATCGGATCATTTTCATCCTGGATATGGAAAAAATCTGCATGGAGTTGAACCCGGATGCCGCACCGGCCAACGATGTGACCGAGGATGTCAAAAAACAGATCTCAAGCGAAGAGTATCGTGTACTCCTGGCCGACGATTCCAGCATGGCCCGAAAAATGATCGCCAGAATCCTTTCCGAATCAGGATTCAAGGTTCACACCGAAGAGAATGGGGAATTGGCCTGGCAATATCTCCAGTCGATCAAAATCAAGGCAGAAAACGAAAGACAACCACTGATAAATTATGTAAACGCCGTTGTTTCCGATATTGAAATGCCCGCCATGGACGGACACAGCCTGACCCGTGCCATCAAGGAAGATCCTGATTTCAGAGAACTCCCTGTCATTCTGTGTTCTTCCATCATCACGGAAACCCTGCATCACAAAGGCATCGCCGTGGGTGCCGACGATCAGGTATCCAAGGCTGAACTGGGGGAACTTGCCCCCAGAGTATACAAACTGCTCAAAGCGGACAGAGAAGGCTAA
- a CDS encoding DUF885 family protein, which produces MKIKLANKYFAYLAKHFPVMCASGAFPLMPPAADSAKWLDRLDDLSRKGIAKHSTALNRFKNDFLTAATKANSPESAAQAQALALSASGVITELDSIRTWERAPELYLQVAFTGLEHTATMPAKNERTRQKRFIKRLRDIPGLLRHAPTNIEAISAASRGNSQTMIRDCARYLTDLGNSELGQTGKTPKFLGEALSSLKDFDRFVTSCPEIPDGLGPSFSIMTENVLGSTRSPDEIFSIAEEEYNKRLDSLRWFESKIGNGKNWRELYDAYQGPPTDGLEALDLIVREIHRLRAFMQESPLSKVFADTGLRIDPQPLHLASSLRPIHLDPALGVWENDPSHCYVSPQLFTGRGFRDDPTRLARARKEFPFMTATQTYPGRHLLNSQRRALGDSPMAQITNPLFVAGWLAFAENLMDELGYLETPLDRLTHHKRGLCRAALAMIDAGLAVGSMDQNRCMSILEEAGFSKDEGLNHIRTIRLTPSRRAMPIIGLYEITRLRKKSRLNLGPFCTALFAEGQLSFAYIEQQICG; this is translated from the coding sequence ATGAAAATCAAACTCGCCAATAAATATTTCGCATACCTCGCCAAGCACTTCCCGGTTATGTGTGCATCAGGAGCCTTCCCCCTGATGCCGCCTGCAGCAGATTCAGCCAAATGGCTCGACCGTCTGGACGACCTGTCCCGCAAGGGCATCGCAAAACACAGCACCGCACTGAATCGGTTCAAAAACGACTTCCTGACCGCAGCGACCAAAGCGAATTCACCCGAATCCGCCGCACAGGCACAGGCTTTAGCCCTGAGTGCCAGCGGCGTCATCACAGAACTGGACAGCATTCGCACATGGGAAAGAGCGCCAGAGCTCTACTTGCAGGTCGCCTTCACCGGGCTTGAACATACTGCAACAATGCCTGCAAAAAACGAACGAACCCGACAGAAAAGATTTATCAAACGCCTCAGAGACATACCCGGTCTTCTGAGACATGCGCCAACCAATATCGAAGCAATCAGCGCAGCCAGTCGTGGCAATTCTCAAACCATGATCAGAGACTGTGCACGATATCTGACAGATTTGGGTAACAGCGAACTCGGACAGACTGGAAAGACTCCAAAATTCCTTGGCGAAGCCCTCTCCAGCCTCAAGGATTTCGACCGATTCGTCACATCCTGTCCTGAGATTCCCGATGGGTTAGGACCGTCTTTTTCCATCATGACCGAGAATGTTCTCGGATCGACACGCAGTCCCGACGAGATTTTTTCCATAGCCGAAGAAGAGTACAACAAACGGCTGGACTCCCTGCGCTGGTTCGAATCTAAGATCGGTAACGGCAAAAACTGGCGTGAGCTGTATGATGCATATCAAGGACCGCCAACCGATGGCCTTGAAGCACTGGACCTCATTGTTCGGGAAATTCACCGTCTGCGGGCTTTCATGCAGGAATCTCCACTGTCAAAAGTCTTTGCTGACACGGGACTACGCATTGACCCCCAACCTCTTCACCTGGCCTCATCTTTGCGCCCCATCCATCTCGACCCGGCCCTCGGCGTATGGGAAAATGACCCTTCACACTGCTATGTCAGCCCCCAGCTCTTCACTGGCAGAGGATTTCGGGACGATCCGACACGTCTGGCCCGAGCTCGAAAGGAATTTCCATTCATGACTGCCACGCAGACCTATCCAGGCCGTCACCTGCTGAATTCTCAAAGACGCGCTCTGGGGGATTCTCCGATGGCACAGATAACCAACCCGCTCTTCGTGGCAGGCTGGTTGGCCTTTGCCGAGAATCTCATGGATGAGCTTGGGTATCTCGAAACGCCTCTTGATCGTCTGACACATCACAAACGGGGCCTTTGCCGCGCAGCTCTGGCAATGATTGACGCCGGATTGGCCGTAGGATCCATGGACCAAAATCGCTGTATGTCCATTTTGGAAGAAGCCGGGTTCTCAAAAGATGAAGGATTAAATCACATCCGAACCATTCGGCTGACCCCATCCCGAAGAGCCATGCCTATTATTGGACTCTATGAAATCACACGCCTCAGAAAGAAGTCCCGACTTAACCTCGGCCCATTCTGTACGGCTTTGTTTGCCGAGGGACAGCTTTCCTTCGCATATATTGAACAGCAGATCTGCGGCTGA
- a CDS encoding zinc ribbon domain-containing protein, whose amino-acid sequence MPIYEYQCQSCQSVFEEWQSGFEDQEFPCPECGGDSKRLISYSSFHLKGSGWYADGYGATKSGAKPGEAQKPVDGGNDDTSTKADSAPASKCPAADTSSAGSAS is encoded by the coding sequence ATGCCAATTTACGAATATCAATGTCAGTCCTGTCAGTCCGTCTTTGAGGAATGGCAGTCCGGTTTCGAGGATCAGGAGTTTCCTTGCCCCGAGTGTGGGGGAGATTCCAAGCGACTCATCTCTTACAGTTCCTTTCATTTGAAAGGGTCTGGCTGGTATGCCGACGGATATGGTGCGACGAAATCCGGGGCCAAGCCCGGTGAAGCGCAAAAGCCTGTCGATGGCGGAAATGATGATACTTCGACAAAAGCCGATTCGGCCCCAGCCTCGAAGTGTCCGGCTGCGGACACGTCTTCTGCGGGTTCCGCATCCTGA
- a CDS encoding sigma-54 dependent transcriptional regulator, producing MNTTIDIPTILVVDDDENILQVLEARLLSSGLTPLLADRAETALEMLACEPVDLIVSDVKMPGMGGHGLLKEVLENWPHIPIIMLTAHGTIPGAVDAIQAGAADYLTKPFDGKELVRRIRAKLTKTSSPATIVKPAETQLDNKGLLGGKAPSMARFLELLERVARSTVTVLLFGESGTGKENAARILHEASPRAKGPFIVVDCGSTQPTLLESELFGHVKGSFTHAMKDKKGLIEEADGGTLFLDEIGNISPDMQTRLLRFLQEGTIRRVGDNVERKVTCRVIAATNANLPQMVANKDFREDLYYRLKVVTLTIPPLRERREDIPILVAGFIKELCSTQNRPLLTVTDDAMDRINSHLWPGNVRELKNTIEAALVFCDDHAITSQDLQIEEPPVDSPILQGSSLSLEDSERETIVRALKATGGVKKNAADKLGISRRAIHYKIKKYGIEE from the coding sequence ATGAACACGACAATCGACATACCGACCATCCTTGTGGTGGATGATGATGAGAACATCCTCCAGGTGCTGGAAGCACGCCTGCTTTCCTCGGGACTGACTCCCCTGCTGGCCGACCGAGCCGAAACAGCCTTGGAAATGCTGGCGTGTGAGCCTGTGGACCTGATTGTCTCCGACGTGAAGATGCCCGGCATGGGAGGACACGGTCTGCTCAAGGAGGTGCTGGAGAACTGGCCGCACATCCCTATCATCATGCTCACGGCCCACGGCACCATTCCGGGCGCGGTGGACGCCATCCAAGCCGGTGCAGCGGACTATCTGACCAAACCGTTCGATGGCAAGGAACTGGTACGCCGCATTCGGGCAAAACTGACAAAGACATCATCCCCCGCAACCATTGTGAAACCCGCAGAAACTCAGCTTGATAACAAAGGGCTGCTGGGAGGCAAAGCCCCGTCCATGGCCCGTTTTCTGGAGTTGCTTGAACGAGTGGCTCGATCCACTGTCACGGTATTATTGTTCGGCGAATCCGGCACCGGCAAAGAAAACGCGGCACGAATACTCCACGAAGCAAGCCCGCGGGCCAAAGGCCCATTCATCGTCGTTGACTGCGGCTCGACCCAGCCAACGTTGTTGGAAAGTGAACTCTTCGGTCACGTCAAAGGGTCGTTTACTCATGCCATGAAGGATAAGAAGGGACTCATCGAAGAAGCGGACGGCGGCACCTTGTTCCTCGATGAAATCGGCAACATTTCCCCGGATATGCAAACCCGTCTCCTGCGCTTTCTGCAGGAAGGCACCATCCGACGGGTGGGCGACAACGTTGAACGAAAAGTTACCTGCCGAGTCATCGCCGCCACCAATGCCAACCTCCCTCAAATGGTGGCAAACAAGGACTTTCGTGAAGACCTTTATTACCGGCTGAAAGTCGTCACCCTGACCATTCCTCCCCTGCGGGAACGCCGTGAAGACATCCCCATCCTCGTGGCGGGATTCATCAAAGAGTTATGCTCCACCCAGAATCGCCCACTTCTGACCGTCACGGATGACGCCATGGACAGGATAAACAGCCACCTGTGGCCGGGCAATGTCCGCGAGCTGAAGAATACCATCGAAGCCGCACTGGTCTTCTGTGACGACCACGCCATCACCAGTCAGGATTTGCAGATAGAGGAGCCGCCGGTTGATTCTCCGATTCTTCAGGGATCAAGCCTTTCCCTGGAAGACAGCGAAAGGGAGACCATTGTCCGGGCACTGAAAGCAACTGGCGGCGTCAAGAAGAACGCCGCCGACAAACTGGGGATCAGTCGCAGAGCCATCCACTACAAGATAAAAAAATACGGCATCGAAGAATAA
- a CDS encoding HAMP domain-containing sensor histidine kinase has protein sequence MPKVRHFSIAAKLLIWACALIIVFFSTTAFLFWQVRQDAEVSRRIVTENHDLDAAIQRMLERLYSVQDNIRRYRLLGGDEAAVDFIVEDLTRFGEILDETLKKHPTYTNEWKELTQEYQLTLNPGENTDDNLAPNVTVREWTDILEQSLFDNATDMENRLNSLHDAGQRAADIGLYGLLACLALGVGGGLSLAWFLNRSLAEVQRGIRDLGTGATPRDVRILSGDELGELALAFNAMAARLRREEQMRSDFIAMLSHEIRTPMTSVREAVDLIESGTFGDVNDKQRKFLQIAEKESARLSDLLTRLLSVSRMESETLELHIQDTDGERLVTSTVERLAPAAEAKGITLISEAASMTFRADPEHIRQVLMNLVGNGIKFTPKGGSVTVTGTIMPDEIVFCVHDTGPGIPEEEQSRVFQKYYREPQIRDSVDGAGLGLAISKRIVLAHGGRIWLTSEPGHGSKFCFSLPIKA, from the coding sequence ATGCCCAAGGTTCGTCATTTCTCTATTGCCGCCAAACTCCTCATCTGGGCGTGCGCGCTGATCATCGTCTTTTTCTCTACTACCGCCTTCCTGTTCTGGCAGGTCCGTCAGGACGCCGAAGTGTCACGTCGTATCGTCACCGAAAACCATGACCTGGACGCTGCCATCCAACGCATGCTTGAGCGCCTATATAGTGTTCAGGACAACATTCGCCGGTATCGACTGCTGGGCGGAGACGAAGCCGCCGTCGACTTTATAGTGGAAGATCTGACCCGGTTCGGCGAGATTCTGGATGAGACACTGAAAAAGCACCCGACCTACACCAACGAATGGAAAGAGTTGACCCAGGAATACCAGCTCACCCTCAACCCAGGGGAAAACACAGACGACAATCTGGCACCCAACGTCACGGTCCGCGAATGGACCGACATTCTGGAGCAGAGCCTGTTCGACAACGCAACAGATATGGAGAACCGACTGAATTCGCTGCACGACGCCGGACAAAGAGCTGCCGACATCGGCCTCTACGGACTGCTGGCCTGCCTCGCACTCGGCGTTGGCGGAGGATTATCCCTGGCCTGGTTCCTGAACCGATCCCTGGCCGAAGTGCAACGAGGAATCCGCGATCTGGGCACCGGAGCCACGCCCCGCGATGTCCGCATTCTTTCCGGCGACGAACTGGGAGAGCTGGCTTTGGCCTTCAATGCCATGGCTGCTCGTCTGCGGCGTGAAGAACAGATGCGTTCCGACTTCATCGCCATGCTTTCCCATGAAATCAGAACGCCCATGACATCGGTTCGCGAGGCCGTGGATCTTATCGAATCCGGCACATTTGGTGATGTAAACGACAAACAGCGCAAATTTTTACAGATCGCGGAAAAGGAATCAGCCAGACTGTCCGACCTGCTGACCCGTCTCCTTTCGGTCTCCCGCATGGAATCCGAAACGCTGGAACTGCATATACAGGACACAGATGGAGAAAGGCTCGTCACTTCCACTGTGGAAAGGCTGGCCCCCGCCGCCGAAGCCAAAGGCATCACCCTGATATCGGAAGCGGCATCCATGACATTCCGGGCAGACCCGGAACACATCCGCCAGGTCCTCATGAATCTGGTAGGCAACGGCATCAAGTTTACCCCGAAAGGTGGCAGTGTGACCGTCACCGGGACCATAATGCCCGACGAAATAGTTTTCTGTGTGCACGACACGGGGCCGGGCATCCCGGAAGAAGAGCAGAGCCGGGTTTTCCAAAAATACTACCGTGAGCCGCAAATCCGGGACAGCGTGGACGGGGCAGGTCTCGGACTGGCCATATCCAAGCGTATTGTGCTGGCCCACGGAGGCCGTATCTGGCTGACAAGCGAACCGGGACATGGTTCAAAATTTTGCTTCTCCCTGCCGATCAAGGCATGA
- a CDS encoding acylphosphatase translates to MKSYKCIVEGKVAGGPFQSWVRKTAEQLNLTGWVRNIADQKAEILVQGDAESYAVFREKLTTESPVVGKNNVSCTALEYDKEYSAFETRG, encoded by the coding sequence ATGAAAAGTTACAAATGCATCGTTGAAGGGAAAGTGGCTGGAGGCCCCTTCCAGTCTTGGGTTCGCAAGACAGCAGAGCAATTAAACCTGACAGGATGGGTTCGAAATATTGCTGACCAAAAAGCAGAAATTCTGGTTCAGGGAGATGCCGAATCCTATGCTGTCTTTAGAGAAAAACTCACGACCGAGTCCCCGGTTGTCGGCAAGAACAATGTCTCTTGCACGGCTCTTGAGTATGATAAAGAATACAGCGCATTTGAAACCCGCGGTTAA